The following proteins are encoded in a genomic region of Lachnospiraceae bacterium KM106-2:
- a CDS encoding 8-oxo-dGTPase Bsu YtkD / 8-oxo-GTPase Bsu YtkD — protein sequence MEVRFYEQVEDELLAFAVMIARSKGKWVFCKHKKRDTLEFPGGHREPGETILEAAKRELEEETGAIDYQVTPICAYSVKGKTRFNEMLDDESFGMLYLAEIDSFAAELHSEIEKVILSDELATNWTYPLIQPFLLQEVKRRKLI from the coding sequence ATGGAAGTAAGATTTTATGAGCAAGTAGAAGATGAGTTGTTAGCGTTTGCTGTCATGATAGCAAGATCAAAGGGGAAATGGGTCTTTTGTAAGCATAAGAAGCGAGATACCTTAGAATTTCCAGGAGGACATAGAGAACCAGGAGAAACCATATTAGAGGCAGCAAAAAGAGAATTAGAAGAAGAAACTGGAGCCATCGATTATCAGGTCACACCAATCTGTGCGTATTCGGTGAAAGGGAAAACCAGATTCAATGAGATGTTAGACGATGAAAGTTTTGGAATGCTTTATCTAGCAGAGATCGATTCCTTTGCAGCGGAATTGCATAGTGAAATAGAGAAAGTCATCCTTTCGGACGAATTAGCGACCAATTGGACTTATCCGTTGATACAGCCCTTTTTACTCCAAGAGGTAAAAAGGAGAAAACTCATATGA
- a CDS encoding putative lipase/esterase: MYESNSFYKYNYGDHPSQFGILRLPDVEGKCPVVVTLHGGFWKDKYGLEQLTSLDEDLNKRGYATWNIEYRRIGETGGGWKGTFHDVVAAVNYLSQIGTKYQLDLERVVAVGHSAGGHLAFYLASRLKKGKQDQTEDILQIPLKGVISLAGVLNLEKMWQTDCCNHVNSSVFDLIGGTPTEFPERYHMASPIHRLPLNIHQVIIHGEEDQDVPIEISLDYYQKGIEFEDEIDLRIIPKADHFVLIEPQSEAWLTVVKSIEEIL; encoded by the coding sequence ATGTACGAATCTAATTCTTTTTATAAATATAATTATGGGGATCATCCTTCTCAATTTGGAATCTTACGTTTGCCTGATGTAGAAGGGAAATGTCCTGTCGTGGTTACCCTACATGGTGGGTTTTGGAAAGATAAATACGGTCTTGAACAGCTGACTTCATTAGACGAGGATTTAAACAAAAGAGGATATGCAACTTGGAATATTGAATACCGTCGGATCGGTGAAACGGGAGGTGGCTGGAAAGGAACCTTTCATGATGTAGTAGCAGCCGTAAATTATTTGTCTCAGATCGGCACGAAATATCAATTGGATCTGGAACGTGTGGTGGCGGTCGGTCATTCAGCAGGTGGACATTTAGCCTTTTATCTTGCATCCAGATTAAAAAAAGGAAAACAGGATCAGACGGAAGATATCTTACAGATACCGCTAAAAGGTGTCATAAGTTTAGCCGGAGTTCTAAACTTGGAGAAAATGTGGCAAACGGATTGTTGTAATCATGTAAATAGTTCTGTCTTTGATTTAATCGGTGGCACTCCAACAGAGTTCCCAGAACGTTATCATATGGCTTCGCCAATTCATCGTTTGCCTTTGAATATCCATCAAGTCATCATTCATGGAGAAGAAGACCAGGATGTCCCAATTGAAATCAGTTTGGATTATTACCAAAAGGGTATTGAATTTGAAGATGAGATCGATTTGAGAATCATACCAAAGGCCGACCATTTTGTATTGATCGAACCACAATCAGAAGCTTGGCTCACTGTGGTAAAATCGATAGAGGAGATTTTGTAA